In the Ensifer adhaerens genome, one interval contains:
- a CDS encoding O-acetylhomoserine aminocarboxypropyltransferase/cysteine synthase family protein yields MTIHQKPEEPAIKIKAPSGLREAGGQLHPETLALHGGSYRFDPTSGAVAVPIYQTTSYQLPGTDGADKLFALEAPGHLYTRVSNPTQDAFEQRLAEIEGGAAALALGSGQAASAFALLNLARAGDNIVSAAGLYGGTWALFAATLKNIGIEVRFVDASDPEAFARATDDRTRAYYAESLPNPKLEVFPIAEVAEVGLRFGIPLIVDNTAAPLTIRPFEHGAAVVVYSTTKYIGGHGTSIGGAIIDSGRFPWHEHEARHPNLHEPDLSYQSKTWLEKAAAIDFHPYILRARAVLLRDLGAAISPLNAFQFIQGLETLPLRIRQHNENAIKVAEFLRTHPKVGRVIFPKFQEGETQKRAEKYLRNGHYGALVGFELKDGREAGRRFIDGLNLLYHVANIGDARSLAIHPATTTHSQLSEEDQLKTGVTPGYVRLSIGIEHADDIIADIRQAIDAA; encoded by the coding sequence ATGACGATTCATCAGAAGCCGGAAGAACCTGCAATCAAGATCAAGGCACCGAGCGGCCTGCGCGAAGCCGGCGGACAGTTGCATCCCGAAACGCTGGCACTCCATGGCGGCAGCTACCGCTTCGACCCGACAAGCGGCGCCGTCGCCGTGCCGATCTACCAGACGACGTCCTATCAGCTCCCCGGCACCGATGGCGCCGACAAGCTCTTCGCGCTGGAAGCTCCGGGGCATCTCTACACTCGCGTCTCCAATCCGACGCAGGACGCTTTCGAGCAGCGGCTGGCGGAAATCGAAGGTGGTGCCGCGGCGCTGGCCCTCGGCTCCGGTCAGGCGGCCTCTGCGTTCGCCCTCCTGAACCTTGCGCGCGCCGGCGACAACATAGTCAGCGCGGCCGGCCTTTATGGTGGCACCTGGGCACTCTTTGCCGCAACGCTGAAGAACATCGGCATCGAGGTCCGTTTCGTCGACGCCTCTGACCCCGAAGCCTTTGCCCGGGCGACGGACGACAGGACGCGCGCCTACTATGCCGAGTCCCTGCCGAACCCGAAGCTCGAGGTCTTTCCGATCGCCGAAGTGGCCGAAGTCGGCTTGCGCTTCGGCATTCCGCTGATCGTCGACAACACGGCAGCCCCGCTGACCATTCGCCCCTTCGAACACGGCGCCGCCGTCGTCGTCTACTCCACGACGAAGTATATCGGCGGTCATGGTACGTCGATCGGCGGCGCGATCATCGACAGCGGCCGCTTTCCCTGGCACGAACATGAGGCGCGGCATCCGAACCTGCACGAGCCGGACCTGAGCTACCAGAGCAAGACGTGGCTGGAAAAGGCGGCTGCGATCGACTTTCATCCCTATATCCTGCGCGCCCGCGCGGTGCTGTTGCGCGACCTCGGCGCCGCCATCAGTCCGCTGAACGCCTTCCAGTTCATCCAAGGGCTGGAGACGCTGCCGCTCAGAATCCGCCAGCACAACGAGAACGCGATCAAGGTGGCCGAGTTCCTCCGCACCCATCCGAAGGTCGGTCGCGTGATCTTCCCGAAGTTCCAGGAAGGCGAGACACAGAAGCGTGCCGAGAAGTATCTCCGTAACGGCCACTATGGCGCCCTGGTCGGCTTCGAACTGAAGGATGGACGCGAAGCGGGACGCCGCTTCATCGACGGGCTGAATCTGCTCTACCATGTCGCCAATATCGGCGACGCGCGCTCGCTTGCCATCCATCCGGCGACGACGACGCATTCGCAGCTATCTGAGGAGGATCAACTCAAGACCGGCGTCACGCCGGGCTATGTCCGGCTTTCGATCGGCATCGAACATGCCGACGACATCATCGCCGATATCCGTCAGGCGATCGACGCGGCCTGA
- a CDS encoding isopenicillin N synthase family dioxygenase: MSKTNPTLPVLDLSRFAAGHPERATALDELRSVARSVGFFYLEGHGIPQDEIDGILSLSRRFFALPEDDKLAIEMRKSPHFRGYNRAGLEYTRGTQDWREQVDFGPERQRLETASGDAPWKRLVGPNQFPDALPELKPAILDYIEAVTGLGIRLIEIFSEALGQKPDVFGPIYRDGPNQLLKIIRYPGRDKTESDQGVGAHKDGGFVTILLQDVVGGLQVDDGKGGWIDAPPKRGTFVINVGELLELASNGYLLANIHRVVTPPAGGDRLSVAFFLGANLASTIPVLDLPTELAAEVRGVTQDPQNPLFHEVGRNVLKSRLRSHPDVAAEHHADLLEQQKAAVPA; the protein is encoded by the coding sequence TTGAGCAAGACCAATCCAACCCTGCCCGTCCTCGACCTTTCCCGCTTTGCGGCGGGCCATCCCGAGCGGGCGACCGCGCTCGATGAGTTGCGCAGCGTCGCCCGCTCGGTGGGCTTCTTCTACCTCGAAGGCCACGGCATCCCGCAGGACGAGATCGACGGCATCCTTTCGCTTTCGCGTCGTTTCTTCGCGCTGCCCGAGGATGACAAGCTGGCGATCGAAATGCGCAAGTCGCCGCACTTCCGCGGCTACAACCGTGCCGGCCTCGAATATACCCGTGGTACCCAGGACTGGCGCGAGCAGGTAGACTTCGGTCCCGAGCGTCAAAGGCTTGAAACCGCCTCCGGCGATGCACCATGGAAGCGGCTCGTCGGCCCCAATCAGTTCCCCGATGCCTTGCCAGAATTGAAGCCCGCGATCCTCGACTATATCGAAGCCGTCACCGGGCTCGGCATTCGTCTGATCGAGATCTTCTCGGAAGCGCTCGGCCAGAAGCCCGATGTCTTCGGCCCGATCTATCGCGACGGCCCCAACCAACTTCTGAAGATCATCCGCTACCCCGGCCGTGACAAGACGGAGAGCGACCAGGGCGTGGGCGCCCATAAGGACGGCGGTTTCGTCACCATCCTGCTGCAGGACGTGGTTGGCGGGCTGCAGGTCGATGACGGCAAGGGCGGGTGGATCGACGCACCGCCGAAGCGCGGAACCTTCGTCATCAATGTCGGCGAACTTCTGGAACTGGCGTCGAACGGTTATCTGCTCGCCAACATCCACCGAGTGGTGACGCCCCCAGCCGGCGGCGACCGGCTGTCCGTCGCCTTCTTCCTCGGCGCCAACCTCGCCTCGACCATCCCGGTGCTCGACCTGCCAACAGAGCTTGCGGCCGAGGTTCGCGGCGTTACGCAGGATCCGCAGAACCCGCTCTTCCACGAGGTCGGCCGCAACGTGCTGAAGTCCCGGCTGCGCTCGCACCCCGATGTCGCCGCAGAGCACCACGCCGACCTGCTGGAACAGCAAAAAGCGGCGGTGCCCGCCTGA
- a CDS encoding TfuA-like protein: MKIVFVGPTLPDAQRIAGDAITVLPPAVQSDILQATERGATAIGLVDGNFEQVAPVWHKEILYALTQGVQVFGAASMGALRAAECAPFGMTGIGEVYRQYAQCERVDDADVALIHSPAELGHLPLTLPLVNVDMTLRHLRDRQLLSAEAAAAIGGAAAGIFYKERTWTAVVARAPLAAGIDRTRLKDLLAAEFVDQKRIDALLLLDALHKAPNQRTVVAKDWKFNSTSMWKMLSGQPDASS, encoded by the coding sequence ATGAAGATCGTCTTCGTGGGCCCGACGCTGCCGGACGCGCAGAGAATTGCGGGCGATGCCATTACCGTCCTGCCACCTGCGGTCCAGAGCGACATTCTCCAGGCGACCGAGCGCGGAGCGACAGCCATCGGCCTGGTCGATGGCAATTTCGAACAGGTGGCGCCGGTCTGGCATAAGGAGATTCTCTACGCGCTGACGCAAGGCGTTCAGGTCTTCGGCGCAGCCAGCATGGGTGCGCTGCGCGCTGCAGAATGCGCTCCCTTCGGCATGACGGGCATTGGCGAGGTCTACCGCCAATATGCGCAATGCGAGCGGGTGGACGATGCCGATGTCGCCCTGATCCACAGCCCGGCTGAGCTCGGGCACCTGCCGCTGACCCTGCCACTCGTGAATGTGGACATGACCCTCAGGCACCTTCGGGATCGCCAACTGCTTTCTGCGGAAGCGGCAGCGGCGATCGGCGGCGCGGCGGCCGGCATCTTCTACAAGGAGCGCACCTGGACCGCGGTGGTCGCGCGCGCGCCCCTTGCCGCTGGCATCGATCGCACACGCCTCAAAGACCTGCTTGCCGCTGAATTCGTCGATCAGAAGCGTATCGATGCGTTGCTTTTGCTTGATGCACTGCACAAGGCGCCGAACCAACGAACAGTTGTGGCCAAAGACTGGAAATTCAATTCTACCAGCATGTGGAAGATGTTGTCCGGTCAACCTGACGCTTCATCTTAA
- a CDS encoding YcaO-like family protein, producing MLSYSDRACSPEETLRRIEPLLPTFGVSRLARLTGLDKIGIPVWSAISPNARSIVINQGKGVSDSDAKISAAMEAIERAVACAPSVPFRMATRRALREGGDRALTLPGLVAAGGADLGDDETIAWLSGFDLADGSTTWAPLHATTLDRTIDRCRYWQSSDGLASGNTETEAILHGLLERIERDAETLWRLLPLDGKLRTCIDPASFEDPILDGMERRIVDCGLQLRLFDMTSDVAIPCYTATLAGTGILTARQPRYHDVTIGHGAHPVAGRAAIRAVTEAAQSRLTYISGARDDVFPETFTRPLPSETQRLFEAVPQRKTAAATNAGRGPQELLRFVMRRLEEARIGSTIVVPLVEEGAMPFSVVKVLVPDLENPDELRKRRFGARALTRALEV from the coding sequence ATGCTCTCATACAGCGATCGCGCCTGTTCGCCCGAAGAGACCCTTCGGCGCATCGAGCCGCTTTTGCCGACATTCGGCGTCAGCCGGCTTGCGCGCCTGACCGGGCTCGACAAGATCGGGATCCCGGTCTGGAGCGCCATTTCCCCGAATGCGCGGTCGATCGTCATCAATCAAGGAAAGGGCGTCAGCGATAGCGACGCCAAGATTTCGGCCGCCATGGAGGCGATCGAACGCGCCGTGGCCTGCGCGCCTTCCGTTCCGTTCAGAATGGCGACCAGACGGGCCCTGCGCGAGGGTGGGGACCGGGCCTTGACGCTTCCGGGTCTAGTGGCCGCCGGCGGGGCCGATCTCGGAGACGACGAGACGATCGCCTGGCTCAGCGGATTTGATCTGGCGGATGGATCCACCACATGGGCGCCGCTTCACGCAACGACGCTCGACCGAACCATCGACCGCTGCCGATATTGGCAATCCTCCGACGGCCTTGCCTCCGGCAACACCGAGACCGAGGCTATCCTGCACGGCCTGCTGGAGCGGATCGAGCGCGACGCCGAAACGCTCTGGCGTCTGTTGCCGCTGGACGGCAAGCTCAGGACTTGCATTGATCCGGCATCGTTCGAGGACCCGATCCTCGACGGGATGGAGCGGCGGATCGTGGACTGCGGCCTGCAACTGCGTCTATTCGATATGACCAGCGACGTCGCAATCCCCTGTTATACGGCGACCCTTGCCGGCACCGGCATTCTGACCGCGCGGCAACCCCGATACCACGACGTGACGATCGGCCATGGCGCGCACCCGGTGGCGGGAAGAGCCGCCATCCGCGCCGTGACGGAGGCCGCTCAGTCGCGGCTCACCTATATCAGCGGCGCCCGCGACGACGTCTTTCCCGAGACGTTTACCCGTCCCCTTCCGAGCGAGACGCAACGCCTGTTCGAGGCGGTGCCTCAAAGGAAAACGGCAGCAGCTACCAACGCCGGGCGCGGACCGCAGGAACTGCTGCGCTTCGTGATGCGGCGGCTCGAGGAGGCGCGTATCGGCTCGACCATCGTCGTACCGCTGGTCGAAGAGGGGGCAATGCCGTTTTCTGTCGTCAAGGTTCTCGTTCCCGACCTCGAAAACCCCGATGAGCTTCGCAAGCGCCGCTTCGGAGCGCGGGCGCTGACGCGCGCGCTGGAGGTCTAA
- a CDS encoding SARP family transcriptional regulator: MTFRLQTLGLLRLVDADGREVAFPEKGLLILCYFIVGGHREQSRNDIAKLLWDEVVPSQAFVNLRKTISRISARQDELGCHFLSFSQSSVGLDVDRLQSDLDEIGRDTGDPLARFQLAATTFQEDFLKDLKSQGQALHGWIERQRGEHMTLLRESLLLAAPEATKSLRKLVKAAAARLLERNPLDEDVRKILTQVFQLEGNPLEARAIAHSDAPVVPAVAEWRPPASTILAPVSETAADLRPPRVVLLPPSNGAIDSPSTQFASALIEDVTIGLCALRSVSVIAPYTAAQISLQSDKANTYQKHAISYILDTRLTDEGSRLTLFTQLIFFANDEVIWADRFNIDGDGLMTSRREIALQIAYAIASQVERNETQRKTYETNVGSYRSFLLGQRYLKQLNLPEVRRARKSFRESLYENSDFAPAMSGLARSYFFEWLLTARGDSELLALAERHARDAVGADDTLATGYRELGVVKLYLRQFDESMEYHDKAEALSPQHANVIASYADTLVQASRPEGGLRKIQAALDLNPIAPDEYFWTAAGASYSLGQYEQAIAYIERMRDPTPADRLSAASWGMLGNKKKARQFVRKTFDVHPDFDLDKWMAIVPFREEWQRVHYCEGLRKAGF, from the coding sequence ATGACATTCAGACTGCAGACCCTCGGGCTCTTGCGCCTCGTCGATGCCGACGGGCGCGAAGTGGCCTTTCCGGAAAAGGGTCTGCTCATCCTTTGTTATTTTATCGTCGGCGGACATCGCGAGCAGTCGAGAAACGACATTGCCAAGCTGTTGTGGGATGAAGTCGTCCCCAGCCAGGCCTTCGTCAATCTGCGCAAGACGATCTCCCGGATCAGCGCGCGACAGGACGAACTGGGCTGCCATTTCCTGAGTTTCTCCCAATCGTCGGTCGGGCTCGACGTCGATCGGCTGCAGAGCGATCTCGATGAAATCGGCCGAGACACGGGCGATCCCCTCGCCCGCTTCCAGCTGGCGGCGACGACGTTCCAGGAGGACTTCCTCAAGGATCTGAAGTCGCAAGGGCAAGCGCTCCACGGCTGGATCGAGCGGCAGCGCGGCGAGCACATGACGCTCCTGCGCGAAAGCCTGCTCTTAGCCGCACCGGAAGCGACGAAGAGCCTGCGCAAGCTGGTCAAGGCGGCCGCAGCACGGCTCCTTGAGCGCAATCCGCTCGACGAAGATGTGCGCAAGATCCTGACCCAGGTGTTTCAGCTGGAGGGCAATCCCCTCGAGGCAAGGGCAATCGCGCACAGCGATGCGCCGGTCGTTCCCGCGGTCGCGGAATGGCGACCGCCAGCTTCGACGATCCTCGCTCCAGTTTCGGAGACAGCTGCCGACTTGCGTCCGCCGCGTGTCGTGCTGCTTCCGCCGAGCAACGGAGCGATCGACAGTCCCTCCACCCAGTTCGCAAGCGCCCTGATCGAGGACGTCACCATCGGTCTTTGCGCGCTTCGTTCGGTTTCGGTCATCGCCCCCTACACGGCCGCGCAGATCAGCCTTCAGTCCGACAAGGCAAACACCTACCAAAAGCACGCCATCAGCTACATCCTCGATACCCGTTTGACGGACGAGGGCAGCCGGCTGACCCTGTTCACCCAACTGATCTTTTTTGCCAACGACGAGGTGATCTGGGCTGACCGCTTCAATATCGACGGCGACGGGTTGATGACCTCCAGGCGGGAGATCGCACTGCAGATCGCCTATGCGATCGCCAGCCAGGTGGAGCGCAACGAGACACAACGGAAGACCTACGAAACCAATGTCGGCTCCTATCGCAGTTTCCTGCTTGGGCAGCGCTACCTCAAGCAGCTCAACCTTCCGGAAGTGCGGCGCGCTCGCAAGAGTTTCCGTGAATCGCTGTACGAGAATTCCGACTTTGCGCCGGCGATGAGTGGCCTGGCACGCAGCTACTTCTTCGAATGGCTGCTGACGGCGCGTGGCGACAGCGAACTGCTGGCACTTGCGGAGCGGCATGCGCGCGACGCGGTGGGAGCCGATGACACGCTGGCAACGGGTTATCGCGAACTCGGTGTCGTCAAGCTCTATCTGAGACAGTTCGATGAGAGCATGGAGTACCATGACAAGGCGGAGGCGCTGAGCCCGCAGCATGCCAACGTGATCGCGAGCTACGCCGACACGCTGGTGCAGGCCTCGCGTCCCGAGGGCGGGCTACGCAAGATCCAGGCCGCGCTCGACCTCAACCCGATCGCGCCGGACGAATATTTCTGGACCGCAGCCGGCGCCAGCTACTCGCTCGGGCAGTACGAGCAGGCCATCGCCTATATCGAGCGTATGCGCGATCCGACGCCTGCCGACCGGCTGTCGGCGGCGAGCTGGGGTATGCTTGGCAACAAGAAGAAGGCACGCCAATTCGTCCGCAAGACATTCGACGTGCATCCGGATTTTGATCTCGACAAATGGATGGCCATCGTTCCCTTTAGGGAAGAGTGGCAGCGAGTCCACTATTGCGAGGGCCTGCGCAAGGCAGGCTTCTGA
- a CDS encoding helix-turn-helix domain-containing protein: protein MNTKAPSQIDVFVGSRVRMRRLMAGLSQEKLADGLGITFQQVQKYEKGTNRIGASRLQAIADILGVHPSFFFQEGDDAAARNGAGDTTREPSEISSFVSSKEGIALNRAFLKITDPVLRKKIISLVAAVAQTPETEGSRAGTTHAQDLHG from the coding sequence GTGAACACAAAAGCCCCCAGCCAGATTGATGTCTTTGTCGGTTCCCGCGTCAGGATGCGTCGGTTGATGGCCGGGTTGAGCCAGGAGAAGCTGGCCGACGGCCTCGGGATCACATTCCAGCAGGTTCAGAAGTACGAAAAAGGCACCAACCGCATCGGCGCCAGCCGTCTTCAGGCGATCGCCGATATCCTCGGCGTGCATCCGAGCTTCTTCTTCCAGGAAGGCGACGACGCAGCTGCTCGCAACGGCGCCGGCGACACGACGCGCGAACCGAGCGAAATCTCCTCCTTCGTTTCGTCGAAGGAAGGCATCGCGCTCAACCGCGCTTTCCTGAAGATCACGGATCCGGTGTTGCGCAAGAAGATCATCTCGCTCGTCGCCGCCGTGGCCCAGACGCCGGAGACGGAAGGCAGCCGCGCAGGAACGACCCACGCCCAGGATCTGCACGGATAA
- a CDS encoding SH3 domain-containing protein: MRRLTLALTLLAIASMPAEAGPATTSASVNFREGPGTGFNSLGTIAEGAEVDVKECDDAGTWCAVSFSGQNGFVSGKYLNDADPKGLGWPRAFKTDSGATITLYQPQINAWKDFTDLDALIATEYKQSDDAKPIYGVIGVTGKTAADSASGQVVVSDIKMTEINFSVLDRKELADLALEVGKLMPVGTITVSEDKLTASLADYERLGNVEGLKADPPPIFISKRPAVLVQTDGKAVFAPVKGVEGLSFAVNTNWDLFKVDADGTYYLRNDKSWLQSKDLASGWQPAPSLPDILGKLPDDDNWKDAKAAIPPQPDKAVVPDVVYSDKPSELLVFDGEPELEQVPGTGLKVATNSESDVFYRNADSNWYILVSGRWFASSSLDGPWTFATPKLPEDFQNIPQDAAYYTVRASVPGTSENAEARLKASIPEKARVALDGSVTVDVTYSGDPKFEQIDGTSLTYAVNTNEIVIKVGDKYFVVKDGIWFVGDKPTGPFSVAKAVPDEIYQIPPSSPVYNATYVRIYETEPDAVWFGYTMGYLGAYLAWDTFVYGTGWYYDDYWDYGWAGGGYWPYYPRPVTYGVGAFYNPAVGTFGRYGYAYGPYRGIAAGAAYNPRTGTYMRGAVGYGPNGDRGFVAAYNPRTGNAAIARGGHNVYGSWGTAAVKHGSDFARISGGATAGGAGMHWRTSDGNHGFVAGGKGGDVYAGRDGSVYRRDDGQWQKHTPDGWQPVDKPSIQDRAKAGEQFSANHPDAAQNLNQRIETRQSGQGAGARTLDRAPDHLAIDNIGRQLGNQRSFERQSFDQRPLNFPSSGGGGFDRPGGFGGGGFEGGGFHGGGGFQGGGGFHGGGGFGGGGGFHGGGGFRRR; the protein is encoded by the coding sequence ATGCGCAGATTGACCCTGGCCTTGACCCTGTTGGCGATTGCTTCCATGCCGGCAGAGGCCGGTCCGGCTACGACGAGCGCGTCCGTCAATTTCCGGGAAGGACCGGGCACCGGTTTCAATAGTCTGGGTACGATTGCGGAAGGCGCGGAGGTCGACGTCAAGGAATGCGACGATGCCGGCACATGGTGCGCCGTCAGCTTCAGCGGCCAGAACGGCTTCGTCAGCGGCAAGTACCTGAACGATGCCGACCCGAAGGGGCTTGGCTGGCCGCGCGCCTTCAAGACCGACAGTGGCGCGACCATCACGCTCTACCAGCCGCAGATCAACGCGTGGAAGGACTTCACCGATCTCGATGCGCTGATTGCCACCGAATACAAGCAGTCTGACGATGCCAAGCCGATCTACGGCGTCATCGGGGTCACCGGCAAGACCGCCGCCGACAGTGCATCCGGCCAGGTCGTCGTTTCGGACATCAAGATGACGGAGATCAATTTCTCCGTCCTTGACCGGAAGGAACTGGCGGATCTCGCGCTTGAGGTCGGAAAGCTGATGCCGGTCGGAACCATCACCGTTTCCGAGGACAAGTTGACGGCGAGCCTCGCCGACTACGAGCGGCTCGGCAATGTCGAAGGGCTGAAGGCCGATCCGCCGCCGATTTTTATCAGCAAGAGGCCGGCGGTGTTGGTGCAGACCGACGGCAAGGCGGTGTTCGCGCCGGTCAAGGGTGTCGAGGGCCTGTCCTTCGCCGTCAACACCAACTGGGACCTGTTCAAGGTCGATGCGGACGGCACCTATTATCTGCGCAACGACAAGTCCTGGCTGCAATCGAAAGATCTGGCCTCGGGGTGGCAGCCTGCGCCGTCGCTGCCCGACATTCTTGGCAAGCTGCCGGACGACGACAACTGGAAGGATGCGAAGGCGGCAATTCCGCCGCAACCGGACAAAGCCGTGGTGCCGGATGTCGTCTATTCGGACAAACCTTCCGAGCTGCTCGTCTTCGACGGCGAGCCGGAGCTGGAGCAGGTGCCGGGCACCGGCCTCAAGGTTGCAACCAACAGCGAGAGCGATGTCTTCTACCGCAATGCGGATTCCAACTGGTACATTCTCGTCTCCGGCCGCTGGTTCGCGAGCTCTTCTCTCGATGGTCCGTGGACCTTCGCGACGCCCAAGCTTCCAGAAGATTTCCAGAACATCCCGCAGGATGCCGCCTATTACACGGTGCGCGCTTCCGTTCCCGGCACGTCCGAAAATGCCGAAGCGCGGCTGAAGGCGAGCATTCCCGAAAAGGCGCGCGTGGCGCTTGACGGGTCGGTCACGGTCGACGTCACCTATAGCGGCGATCCGAAGTTCGAGCAGATCGACGGCACTTCGCTCACCTACGCCGTGAACACGAATGAGATCGTCATCAAGGTCGGCGACAAGTACTTCGTCGTGAAGGACGGGATCTGGTTCGTCGGCGACAAGCCGACCGGACCGTTCAGCGTCGCCAAGGCGGTGCCGGACGAGATCTACCAGATCCCGCCGTCTTCGCCGGTCTACAACGCGACCTATGTGCGGATCTACGAGACGGAGCCGGATGCGGTCTGGTTCGGCTACACGATGGGCTATCTCGGTGCCTATCTCGCCTGGGACACCTTCGTCTACGGCACCGGCTGGTACTATGACGACTATTGGGACTATGGCTGGGCCGGCGGCGGCTACTGGCCTTACTATCCGCGTCCGGTGACCTATGGCGTCGGCGCGTTCTACAACCCGGCTGTCGGGACGTTCGGCCGCTATGGCTATGCCTATGGCCCCTACCGCGGCATCGCCGCCGGTGCCGCCTACAATCCGCGCACCGGGACCTACATGCGCGGCGCTGTCGGCTACGGACCGAACGGAGACCGGGGCTTCGTCGCGGCCTATAATCCGCGCACCGGCAACGCGGCGATCGCGCGCGGCGGGCACAATGTCTACGGCAGCTGGGGCACAGCGGCCGTCAAGCACGGCTCGGACTTTGCGCGCATTTCCGGCGGTGCGACCGCGGGCGGCGCCGGTATGCATTGGCGCACGTCAGACGGCAACCATGGCTTCGTCGCCGGCGGCAAGGGTGGCGACGTCTATGCCGGGCGTGACGGAAGCGTCTATCGCCGCGACGACGGCCAATGGCAGAAGCACACGCCGGACGGCTGGCAGCCAGTCGACAAGCCGTCGATCCAGGATCGGGCCAAGGCGGGCGAACAGTTTTCTGCCAATCATCCGGATGCGGCCCAGAACCTGAATCAGCGGATCGAGACACGTCAGTCCGGCCAGGGAGCAGGCGCCAGAACATTGGACCGGGCACCCGACCATCTGGCCATCGACAACATCGGGCGACAGCTCGGCAACCAGCGTTCCTTCGAACGCCAGTCCTTCGATCAGCGCCCGCTGAACTTCCCGAGCAGCGGCGGAGGTGGCTTTGACCGCCCGGGTGGCTTCGGGGGAGGTGGCTTCGAAGGAGGTGGGTTCCACGGCGGTGGCGGCTTTCAAGGGGGCGGCGGTTTCCATGGTGGAGGCGGCTTCGGTGGGGGCGGTGGTTTCCATGGCGGTGGTGGGTTCCGTCGGCGCTGA